The sequence CAATTGCTAAAAACTTTAAGGTAGCAGATGATGCGATGGTAATTGGTCCAACGTATTTAGTGCTGGCATTGGTTGGTATAGCGCCATTTAGGGTGTAGTAGATACTACCTGCTTCACTTATTGATAGAGTAACCACTTTATTGGCGTTGTATAATCCACCTTTGATATTTGCACTGGCGGTTGGTATTGTTTTGTCTATAGTGTATGTTTCAGTGTATACCGTGGAGGGGTTTCCTGCTTCGTCTATGGCTATGAATTTTAGGGTGGTTGTGTTGTTGATGTTTATTGTTCCGGTGTATAGTGTGCTGGTATTGGTTGGTGTAGTGCCATTTTGGGTGTAGTAGATACTGCCTGCTTCGTTCATGGTTAAGTTAACATTCTGAGCAGCATTGTATAATCCACCTTTGATATCAGCACTAACCGTAGGGGCTGTACCATCAGTTACTGTAATTGTACTAGTGGTGGTGTCATTACCTCCATTACCAGTAACAGTTAATTTTACGGTATATGTACCAACATCGTTAAATAAATGAATTGGATTTTGCTCAGTACTATCCACAGTACCATCATTATTGAAATCCCAGGCCCAAGCAGTTATATTTCCACTGGAATTGTCATGGAACTGTACAGATAATGGAGCATGCCCACTGGTTACATTACTGGTGAAGTTAGCTTCAGGCAAGTAGGAAACAACTAATATGTTGCTTAACAGGTACATGTTGTCCCCGGTGGTTCCATTGAGGAAACTTTGTATGGCTGCTTTATTATCTCCATTAATCAGGGAACTTGATACATCATAGGATGAGAAACCAATTTGTGGTCCACCTAAAAAGTTATTCCAGAATCCGGTGTATTCGTTTCCATTAAAGAAGTATTTACTCTTACCGGGATCACCTGCACTGGCTAAGATGACTATAGACTTAGCATTGTTTAGTTCAGCTGTGGTTAAATTGTTAAAGTTGGCATAGGCCGTTGCTTCGGTACTGTTTACTGAATAAGTATTATCTGCTTTAATGCTGTCGAATTCGTCGTTGATAAATATTTTTTTGAAAGTTGTAGCCGGATCAGAATAGACCACAATCATATAAGTACCAAAAAGAGCGTAATTATGGGCTGTTTCTGGTGTAACAGTTAGATTGTTACCGGAAGTGTTGAATAATGCAGTTACATCATAGACATCAGTTCCATAAGGGAAATTATATTCTCCAAATCCTTTCTGGTCTTTGTAACTTGCTATTTTATTAACCAAAGCATTGTTAAATGTCATGGTGTATGCTGGATCTATAGCTTCCTTGTTATATGACCATGGTTGATATAACAAAGCTTTTACTACTGTTGCTCCTGTAGGAATTACCAGATTGGCGGCTGTCCAGGTAGCATTAAATGCATCCCAGTTAGCACCATGATAAACACTGTTACCTATGGAGTAGATTAAGTCGTATCTACCTTCAAAGCTGGTGGTGGTGTTAAAATCGCTGCCATTGGTGTAACTTTTACCTTTGTAACCATTGTAGTAAACGAAAGGATCAACAGATAATTGATTGTTAGTTTCATCATATTCTGTTATATCATTAGTACTATCTACTAAAACACCAATGTTCACAGTGCCATTTGCTGTTGGTGTGTATCCAGTGAAGGTTACAGTGGTTGAAGATCCATTGGCCAGACTGTTAATTAGTTGAGTTTCAGTGTAAGTACCAATATTTAAAGTAACATTAAATGGTCCGGAAGTCGCGTTTCCATTGTTGTTAATGGTAACTCGGATGTTGTTTGGTTCATTAGCAAACAAGTTTGCTCCAGCACCTGGGTTGTACTCCACATTAGATGCATTTAAATCTGGTTTAGTAGCAGAGTATTTAACTTTTAGAGTAACTATTGGAATTTTTAAAGATCCACTTACTCGAGAATAGGTTAAAATACTGGAATTTCCAGCCGCAATATCACTGGTTACATTCCAAGTGTTTATCTTGTAATTGTATCCCGTCGCTGGAGCTCCTCCAGTCTTATTTACACCATTAAAAGTATAATTACCATCTGATGATGAGGTATGAATCATTTTCACCTCAGCACTATCCCATCCACTACTTAGTGATGTGGTATCAAATGTAGTGTTTCTGCTGGTGGCTGAGAACCATTGATGTCCATCATTTACCCAGTACTCAATCCGGTCATTGTCTCCATCGTCATAGGCCACTATGAGAGCTATGAATTTGATACGACCATCCATATTAGATGCCCCTGGAGATGTTTCTACTTTGGTATTTACGGTACCATTTTGGATATAGTCTTTCACGTCATAGCTCAGTAAATAATCTGAGTAAACTCGACTTATATGGTCATCCTGCCAGTAAATTGTACCATTACTTCCAGAAGCAGTATTTAAGGTTATTGTATTCTCCAGTATGGTTTCGTAGTTTCCATCATTGTTCCCATCGAATGTTACATTGACATTACAGGTTCGGTTATCTGTACCACCCACATATACCATAGTGTATAGTTTGGCGTATTTTACATTGGTGTAGTTGGATGCGAAGTTAAATTTTGCTTCCTGACTTACTCCTGTGTTTTGTGTTTGATTACTCCATGCAGTGGGTTCCTGAGCATCAAAGTACAGATCACCAGAAACATTGCCACTGGCATTGGTGGTTACTGGTAATTCTGCTGCTGATGCAGCACCACATAATAAAATAATACATGACATTACCAGCAGGATAAATAAACTTTTTTTCTTTATAGTATTTGGTGAAACGTTATTCACCTCCTAATTACTTTAATTTAACTTTAATTAGTCTAAGCATTTTTTACAATTTCAAATCTAAAAAATACATTACAATATAAAAATTAATTCCACCCCTTTTTGGAATATCCCCTCCAATTAATTATGAACTTTATTCATGAACTTCTGATATATATTACTATTTATTACTTTTTTTTTATTACTAAATTCCTTGTTTTCAGGAGTTTTGTAATAATATTTCTTTTATATTATTAGAGTTAACTAAATAAAAATGATTATTATTGATTATAAATGCTTTATTTTTTGTAATATTACGTATTTTCAGAAAATAATTATAATTATTACTTTATAAATAAAATAAGTTCCTATTTTCTTTTATTTTATTATTTTAAAACTAGCTCATTCTTAATAACATATTATGATATTTATTACAAAATCATTAGAATATTAGAAATAAGTAATAACAAAAAGTAAATACATGCTAATGCTTTAATTATAATTAATAATGATTTTAGAGGGGATTTTATTAAAAAAAGAATTATAATTATGATTTTTATGTTATTAATTTTATTTTCCTGTGGAACTGCATTTGCAGATAATAGTACTGGGGGAATAAAACTTAACACCACTCAAAATGGTACTGTAAGTGGAGGTTTATATACTGACACTTATTATGGTCTGAATGAAACATCACAAAATGCATATGCCAACAACAGTGTTAGTAAAAATTTTAAAGACTTACCTGCCAATTCCACAGTGGCCTGGGCCAGATTGAGTGTAGTTGTGTATTGTGGTAGTCAACAGGATGACCGTAGTGGTTATGCCAACATTACATTTAATGGTCAGCAGATTGGATACGAATACCTTAAAAGTAATTATGTTTTTGCCAGTTCAGGGGGAAGTCCGGTCTGGTTAAATGACCATGTGAATCGTATCACCAGTGATTACTTGATGTATTATGATGTTACCAGCCTGGTAGGACAGCAGAACAATGCAATGGTACAAACATTACAGGAAACAATTAATTTTGATGGTAGGATAAAACTGATTAATCTAGTGGTGGCCTACAATGATGGTGATTCTGATAAGATAATGTATTGGGTCAATTATGGCCATGATACCTGTACCGATACTATTTATCTGGGGAAAACCTTCTTTAATGGCACCATTCCTGGGGATATTTTGGATGCTCAGTTAGATGTGATCCACTTATCCAGTACTGATGGACTTTATACTTTTAATGGAAACCCTATCTCTTCAGGGAGTCCTCAGGGGGATTATTCTGGATCGAATACTTGGAATGTGACTGGTATTTCAAATAACGGGCCATTAAATAATTTAACCTATGATAATATGGGAAGTTATTATAAAATCGTTTTAGCAATGTTAAGTGTTAAATACGAGCCACCAGTAATTAGTTTAGCTGATTTGAAAGTTCAAGACCTGGAAATACCTCCATCCATAATTAATCTGACCTCATCAATTAAGGCCAGTATAATTAACCTGGGAAATAACAATTCCAGTAATTTCAAAGCTAAACTATTTGATAATAATGTAGAAATAGGAAGCCAAATCATATCCAGTTTAAGTGCTGGAGATAGTATGGATTTAACTTTTAACTGGACGCCAAGCACTTTAGGAATTCATAATCTAAAACTGGTTTTGGATACAGATAATACGGTTAATGAGTCTAATGAATCCAACAATGAATTCAACTCTTCAGTTATTGTGGAAAGACAGAGGCCTGATTTAACGGTTACTGGATTGAACATTCCTTCTGAAATATTTGTTCTAAAACCATACAATATCACAGCCAGTATAAAAAATGTAGGATTGAATATAAGCTCTTCATTTACAGTTAAGATAATGGACAATAATAAAGAAATATCCTCTCAAACCATATCTGGACTGAACTCTGGACAGTCACAAACTATTGTATTAAGCTGGATACCTGAAAGTAGTGGTTCCCATAATATTAAAATATTAATTGATCCTTTAAATGCTATAAATGAAAGTAATGAAAACAATAATGAATTATCCCAATCTTTACTGGTTAAAGAAGGTAATAAAACCACTATTTTTCTTATAAGTGACACTTCAGGAACTAATATTCTTAATAGTGCTGCTAAAGAAATACTTGAACAATACTCTGGAAGATTCATTATTCAAGTTAGAAACAATCAACAGATAGTCAACATGACTGATGGTGAATTGATTACTTATCTTAATGCCACCGATATTTTTATCGGGGAATGGTTGAGTACCGATGTTAGTTCCAAGCTACTCTCCATATTAAATGCACATCCGGAACTATCCAATAAATCAGTTTTCCTCATACTAGAACCACCAGTATCTAACCTTCCAGAATCAGTTTCATTAATGAAATATTCAACTATTAATGGAGTTAAATTACTCTCTAATTTCACCACAGCACAATTAAATGCCTATTATGCCAATACTACTCGAGGAACTGATTATAGTAGTGTGCTAAATTACACCTTATCTTCAGGATTCCCGGCATTATACAACAAGGCCATATTGTATAAAGATTTAAATGACAAGGATAGTCTTAAAAATCAGATACTTTGGGCCTTAAATTTAATGAATTTGCCTTTAAATTATACTGAACCAACTTTTTCTGCTGATAAGCAAGATTATGGTATTTATCGTTACAAATGGTATGTTAAACTGGATCCTGTCACTGGAAAATATGTAATGGATCTGGAAAGTTATATGAATGATTACTTAGTAAGTGGTCGGCCTACGGTGGGTCTCATAGAAAGTACCATGTATGTAAATTCCCAGCAACTGGAACCCTATTACAAGATTATAGATGCCTTAGAAGCCCGGGGAATGAATGTTATTCCTATCATGGCCTATGGTGGAACTACAGAACAGCTAAAAGTAATGATGGATGCATTTACCAATGCTACTAATATAACCAGCTTCCTAAATAACCCTTCCAGTTATCAGATAATGGTTGATTCAATTATTGAAATGCCCGCTTATGGTTTGGGTGGGGATAGTTTTACCAGTACCACTGCATTTTTTGAGGCATTAAATGTAACTATTATCCGAGCTATTCACTCTGATTCGGTTTCTAATGAAGAATGGGAACTAAGTTCAACTGGTTTACCAAGCACCAGTGGGGATAAATGGTGGCACGTAGCCATATCCGAAGCTCAGGGAATAATACTAGCTACTTTTGTAGGTGGACAATCCACCACTATTGACAATGCCACCGGAGCAGCCCTGGTAGGTTATGTTCCTCAACTGGAAAATATTGGGAATATGGCCGATAAAATCAAAGGATGGGTGGATTTAAAATACACTAACAATGCAGACAAGCTTTTGGCCTTGATATACTACAATTATCCTCCGGGAAAGGATAATATTGGGTCCAGTTATCTTAACACAGTAGAAAGCCTTTACAATCTTCTTAATATCCTTAAAAGTCAAGGTTACAAAGTAGATAACATTCCGGCCAATGAATCAGAACTCAGATCCCTCATGATTGATCTGGGAATAAATGTGGCCAATTGGGCTCCTGGTGTGCTGCAGAATATGACCAACAACCCCAATATAATTCTTTACCCGGTGGCCAGTTACCAGCAATGGTTCTCTAAACTGGATAATATGACTCAACTACAGGTAATTGAAGGACCAGTGGCTTATATTGGAGAGTTATGTAAAAAAGCTGTGAATCTGGATTACACTGACGGGATGGCAGAAAAAATAGAATCGTGGTACTCGGAAATGGTGGCATTACTACCAGCTAATAGAACTTCTGTGGCCAAACCAGTTCTGGACAATATATTAACTTCTCTTAAGAATTATGTATCTACCAAAAATGTTACTTATTATAATCAATTCTTAACTTATAAAGCACAGTTTTTTGCCCTTAATGTAAGTGGAATGAATGGATGGGGTCAAATTCCTGGAAATGTTATGGTGGTTACTAAAAATGGCACTCAATACTTTGTAATTCCTGGATTAAAATTCGGAAATATTTTTATTGGACCAGAACCACAAAGGGGATGGGAAGCCGATTCAGATAAATTGTATCATAACAGTGTAGTGGCCCCTCCTCATCAGTACCTTGCTTACTTTGCCTATCTGCAGGAACAGGGAACTGATGCAATGATATACATGGGAAGACATGCCACCCACGAATGGCTGCCAGGTAAAGAAGTAATTCTCTCACCAGATGACTTACCAAGCATTGTCACCGGTAGTGTTCCTCAGATATATTATTATATTTCTGATGGTCTGGCTGAAGGTATCCAGGCCAAAAGAAGAGGTAATGCAGTTATTATTAGCCATCTAACTCCACCTATGACTTTCACAGCATTATATGGTGATTTAGGAAATCTTTCGGTTTTAGTTGATGATTATGATGGCGCCAATGCCACTCAAAAACCAGTAATATTGGCCCAAATAGTAAAAATATTAAATAATAACACCTATTACTTGGGAAATACCACTGTTCTCAGTGGGGATGCTCTGGTAGAAGCAGTAAATAATTATCTGGTAAGTATTCAAAGTACCCTGTATCCTTATGGTCTGCATGCTATTGGAGGAAACTGGACTGACGAAGAGGTGGCCCTACTGGTAACTTCCATGTTATCCGTCGATTTTGAAGTAAATAATGGGTCACAATCAACCTCCCTGCATGATGAAATTGCTAAAATATTGAAGGGAAAAACCTATGATCAACTGGGAGTTATTGATAAACAAACAGTCCAAAACAAATGTGTAGCTATTATTAAAGCTTTAATTTACTGGGATGTGGATACGGTAGCTAATATTCTTACCATCAGCCCCAGCAATAACTTTAAAGAAGTTCTAAGTGTGGGAAAAGAATACATAGGTCTAATAAATCAGAGTATACAAAATGAAGTAAACAGTCTTTTAACCGCATTAAATGGTGGTTATGTAGCACCTGGAGCGGGTGGGGATCCAATTTCCTACCCATCTATCTTACCAACAGGTACTAACTTCTTTGATGATCAGGGATCTGAAATACCCACCAAAGAGGCTTATGCTTATGCCAAAACATTGGCCCTACTTGCTCTGGTAGATATAAATGATGATACTGAAAAAATAGCTGTGGGTATCTGGTGTGTGGAAACAGCCCGGGATGATGGTGCCCTGGTGGCCATGGTCCTTTATCTATTAGGGATGGAGCCGCAATGGTCTGATTCACCTAGCGCAGGAGTCGATGGCCAAAAACTAAAAGAAATGCCTAAATACGTCGAATTATCTGATCTGGTGAGACCTGCTGGATGGGAAA is a genomic window of Methanobacteriales archaeon HGW-Methanobacteriales-1 containing:
- a CDS encoding magnesium chelatase; its protein translation is MIFMLLILFSCGTAFADNSTGGIKLNTTQNGTVSGGLYTDTYYGLNETSQNAYANNSVSKNFKDLPANSTVAWARLSVVVYCGSQQDDRSGYANITFNGQQIGYEYLKSNYVFASSGGSPVWLNDHVNRITSDYLMYYDVTSLVGQQNNAMVQTLQETINFDGRIKLINLVVAYNDGDSDKIMYWVNYGHDTCTDTIYLGKTFFNGTIPGDILDAQLDVIHLSSTDGLYTFNGNPISSGSPQGDYSGSNTWNVTGISNNGPLNNLTYDNMGSYYKIVLAMLSVKYEPPVISLADLKVQDLEIPPSIINLTSSIKASIINLGNNNSSNFKAKLFDNNVEIGSQIISSLSAGDSMDLTFNWTPSTLGIHNLKLVLDTDNTVNESNESNNEFNSSVIVERQRPDLTVTGLNIPSEIFVLKPYNITASIKNVGLNISSSFTVKIMDNNKEISSQTISGLNSGQSQTIVLSWIPESSGSHNIKILIDPLNAINESNENNNELSQSLLVKEGNKTTIFLISDTSGTNILNSAAKEILEQYSGRFIIQVRNNQQIVNMTDGELITYLNATDIFIGEWLSTDVSSKLLSILNAHPELSNKSVFLILEPPVSNLPESVSLMKYSTINGVKLLSNFTTAQLNAYYANTTRGTDYSSVLNYTLSSGFPALYNKAILYKDLNDKDSLKNQILWALNLMNLPLNYTEPTFSADKQDYGIYRYKWYVKLDPVTGKYVMDLESYMNDYLVSGRPTVGLIESTMYVNSQQLEPYYKIIDALEARGMNVIPIMAYGGTTEQLKVMMDAFTNATNITSFLNNPSSYQIMVDSIIEMPAYGLGGDSFTSTTAFFEALNVTIIRAIHSDSVSNEEWELSSTGLPSTSGDKWWHVAISEAQGIILATFVGGQSTTIDNATGAALVGYVPQLENIGNMADKIKGWVDLKYTNNADKLLALIYYNYPPGKDNIGSSYLNTVESLYNLLNILKSQGYKVDNIPANESELRSLMIDLGINVANWAPGVLQNMTNNPNIILYPVASYQQWFSKLDNMTQLQVIEGPVAYIGELCKKAVNLDYTDGMAEKIESWYSEMVALLPANRTSVAKPVLDNILTSLKNYVSTKNVTYYNQFLTYKAQFFALNVSGMNGWGQIPGNVMVVTKNGTQYFVIPGLKFGNIFIGPEPQRGWEADSDKLYHNSVVAPPHQYLAYFAYLQEQGTDAMIYMGRHATHEWLPGKEVILSPDDLPSIVTGSVPQIYYYISDGLAEGIQAKRRGNAVIISHLTPPMTFTALYGDLGNLSVLVDDYDGANATQKPVILAQIVKILNNNTYYLGNTTVLSGDALVEAVNNYLVSIQSTLYPYGLHAIGGNWTDEEVALLVTSMLSVDFEVNNGSQSTSLHDEIAKILKGKTYDQLGVIDKQTVQNKCVAIIKALIYWDVDTVANILTISPSNNFKEVLSVGKEYIGLINQSIQNEVNSLLTALNGGYVAPGAGGDPISYPSILPTGTNFFDDQGSEIPTKEAYAYAKTLALLALVDINDDTEKIAVGIWCVETARDDGALVAMVLYLLGMEPQWSDSPSAGVDGQKLKEMPKYVELSDLVRPAGWEKKRIDVVIVTSGLFRDLYSRQAGLLDNAFRVALARSYYTIINNATLTSRYGTTIKTSLDKIMSGIGYYGAGSESLAQNYVAKHWVDDFIYYLSLNMTPEIAGEMAISKIFAPPEGDYGAGIAKAASLSWTWNNTTQLADYYLARMGHMYTHNNWGLNNPAVFARALSGIDTMFASRNTNLYGVLDNDDFFDYWGGLSMAIEKVNGKLPNFYVINYADKNNANTMSIDEYINRELVTRDLNPEYIKGMMKEGYDGARYFSKFMKNLKGWATTRPSSVLNDYWNQVVDTYLKDKNNIGITEFLRSDDNTYALISMTGTLLEMAYKGNWKTDSTTLKMVANEWAQAAINNGVACCDCSCGNLAMMEWASQFINPNILAQFKSTIYAATGAASFAPSSSPSTNPDSGGSTSQGGSTSQGGQTSNDQSSSPSDSSGSSGSENSQQDEETQSTPGESSQKSYEVSQSSSSAATKSGMPVYAIIGVILLIVLFAGGYYFGPKKE